One segment of Streptomyces sp. XD-27 DNA contains the following:
- a CDS encoding winged helix-turn-helix domain-containing protein, with translation MANVRTLGTPSRTVPSRIPHPHPHPHAHTHRQRLRAVAADEVPPVAELLHSGATWLPAPPHTLPVLPGQPPMVGYLVLVPADRVAPAPEAPQASATPKAPESPGESAVRGDQLVRIDPDQRTVWVKDRQLDLTYLEFELLAHLVAHPHRVHTRDQLVTTVWGYGHVGDGRTVDVHIARLRRKLGAEHRGAIVTVRRVGYKYVPIA, from the coding sequence ATGGCCAACGTCCGTACCCTCGGCACTCCTTCCCGCACCGTGCCTTCGCGCATCCCCCACCCCCACCCTCACCCTCATGCTCATACGCACCGCCAGCGGCTGCGCGCCGTCGCGGCGGACGAGGTGCCGCCGGTCGCCGAACTTCTGCACTCCGGCGCCACCTGGCTGCCCGCCCCTCCGCACACCCTGCCCGTGCTGCCCGGCCAGCCGCCGATGGTCGGCTACCTGGTGCTCGTACCGGCGGACCGGGTGGCTCCGGCGCCCGAGGCCCCCCAGGCGTCCGCGACGCCCAAGGCGCCTGAATCGCCTGGGGAATCCGCCGTGCGGGGCGACCAGCTCGTGCGGATCGACCCCGACCAGCGGACCGTATGGGTCAAGGACCGGCAGCTCGACCTGACGTACCTGGAATTCGAGTTGCTGGCGCACCTGGTCGCCCATCCGCACCGGGTGCACACCAGGGACCAGCTGGTGACGACGGTCTGGGGCTACGGACACGTGGGCGACGGCCGCACCGTTGACGTCCATATCGCCCGGCTGCGCCGGAAGTTGGGCGCCGAGCACCGGGGCGCCATCGTGACGGTCCGGCGGGTCGGGTACAAGTACGTGCCAATCGCCTGA
- a CDS encoding sulfite exporter TauE/SafE family protein, with product MMGASVQWLTGMGFALIAVPALVLVLGPTEGVVLANCGAGAISVVGLAGGWRRVRPRAMVPLVLASACTVPAGTWVATRLPEPVLLAGMGALVTAAVLLVMRGAQVPALRGAKGALTAGAVGGFMNSSAGVGGPPVSLYAVNAGWTVREFVPNAQFYGVMVNAFSVATHGVPRLGGSVWAPAVAGMAVGAAMGKALAERIPEKTARLLLLSLALAGGLTTMAKGLWSL from the coding sequence ATGATGGGCGCGTCGGTGCAGTGGCTGACGGGGATGGGGTTCGCGCTCATCGCGGTACCCGCCCTCGTCCTCGTGCTCGGCCCGACCGAGGGCGTGGTGCTCGCCAACTGCGGGGCCGGAGCCATCAGCGTGGTCGGGCTCGCGGGCGGCTGGCGTCGGGTCCGCCCCAGGGCGATGGTCCCACTGGTCCTCGCGTCCGCGTGCACCGTCCCCGCCGGCACGTGGGTGGCCACCCGACTGCCGGAACCCGTACTCCTGGCCGGGATGGGCGCCCTGGTGACCGCGGCCGTCCTGCTGGTGATGCGCGGCGCCCAGGTGCCCGCCCTGCGCGGCGCCAAAGGAGCCCTGACCGCGGGGGCCGTGGGCGGCTTCATGAACTCATCGGCCGGGGTGGGCGGTCCGCCGGTCTCCTTGTACGCGGTGAACGCGGGTTGGACGGTGCGGGAATTCGTACCAAATGCCCAATTCTACGGAGTCATGGTCAACGCGTTCTCCGTCGCCACCCACGGCGTCCCCCGACTCGGCGGCTCCGTCTGGGCACCGGCCGTAGCCGGCATGGCGGTGGGCGCCGCCATGGGGAAGGCACTCGCGGAGCGCATCCCGGAGAAGACGGCCCGACTGCTCCTCCTCTCGCTCGCCCTGGCCGGCGGCCTCACCACGATGGCCAAGGGCCTGTGGAGCCTGTGA
- a CDS encoding SPW repeat protein yields MADVSHRSDITGHPDVSEMRERYARMTGGRDVVFLDGPVLLAGVYLAASPYVVGFAGTTDMRWHNLIVGLSVAVLGLGLTLAPQRMYGLSWTLIPIGLWLVISPWGILGSPTVGVIWSNIVAGAVTCVLGAAAATLALRSNRGTRAAAPWTETPRTTAT; encoded by the coding sequence ATGGCCGACGTCTCGCATCGCAGTGATATTACGGGCCATCCCGATGTTTCCGAGATGCGGGAACGGTACGCCCGGATGACCGGTGGCAGGGATGTCGTCTTCCTGGACGGTCCGGTGCTGCTCGCCGGTGTGTATCTCGCGGCCTCCCCGTATGTGGTGGGATTCGCGGGCACCACGGACATGAGATGGCACAACCTGATCGTCGGCCTCTCTGTCGCCGTGCTGGGTCTGGGGCTGACGCTGGCGCCGCAGCGCATGTACGGCCTGAGCTGGACCCTGATCCCGATCGGCCTGTGGCTGGTCATCTCCCCCTGGGGCATCCTGGGATCCCCCACCGTCGGAGTCATCTGGAGCAACATCGTCGCCGGCGCGGTCACGTGCGTGCTGGGTGCGGCTGCGGCCACCCTGGCGCTGAGGAGCAATCGCGGCACCAGGGCCGCGGCGCCATGGACGGAGACACCACGCACCACCGCGACCTGA
- a CDS encoding LuxR family transcriptional regulator produces MERDLPDGVVGRAGLLARARGLLARGGGLLLPGPAGIGKSTVLASLAADYAAQGHLLLRCSPTESESQLPFLALIDALGPVVAEVSGDLPAAQHAVLDAALTGRAGGVAQHDGLALRLAVLSVFRALAARTPVALVADDLQWMDEPSAELLAFVARRVGELPVLVIGAVRTATAGEPWGRDSAARDRDGEAGGHDGTAWALGGGAGHRDGAAWHRDSAAFHRDGADGLGRALRVLPPPARVLPVPPLSPGQVTELLRRRRRSALPGAVLREIHRASGGNPLFALELGRALAERDTPPRPGDPLPVPTSLRSLVLDRLRALPAEARRTLLIAAAGARPGLALLRAAGRPDAEAELAAASALGIAGTGDDLTVRFAHPLISAALYAEADPYDRRAAHTALARASTDPIERARHLALATPGPDEQVAATLARAAAVARERGAPGAAARLGLFAAERTPAYDTAAATGRRLDAAEDALVAGEPELARQTAQEVLAEAARPADRVRAWIAVIDSAGQAMADVDDVFPQALADAGDDPRLLAPLRYQLAWHALLAGGSPPRARTEAARAAALAAQAADRRTELLALSLQALTEAVTGHEDADRTLAAALAEPQDPRVACDHNGPVAVRFRLLLMSDRLEEARAAIGSLVRLAARRGAVESQLLFLRGLAETELRAGRCAVALAHAHDSLRLARDAGVGEGPVLHLAALAEAAGGSVPRALALAQEAVHSAEEDGDLIYLARALAALGHARLTGGDAQGAVAALRRVRDMERGQGVTDPARGRWHGDLAEALVRVGELAEARELVAGTRAAATRLRRAGVLAVLNRAEGLVRAGYGDLDGAAERLRTAARELGALGYRVEEGRARLALAVVESRRGAAAASAAGYEASAAAYEEAARIFRRAKARPWLDQASAARAHLADMCRAPGPGPEPGPGPDRCRTPGPDAALDVGRDSGPDAGRDPGPYSGLGAGSDSGLGAGSDSGLGAGPDSRLGAGAAPTPRTLDVLAAMERRVAALVLEGATNREIAERLFISVKTVEATLTRVYRKLGIRSRVDIVRLASRGGE; encoded by the coding sequence GTGGAGCGAGACCTACCCGACGGCGTGGTCGGCAGAGCCGGGCTGCTCGCGCGCGCCCGCGGTCTGCTGGCGCGCGGCGGCGGCCTGCTGCTGCCGGGGCCCGCCGGAATCGGCAAGTCCACCGTGTTGGCGTCCCTGGCCGCCGACTACGCGGCGCAGGGCCATCTGCTGCTGCGCTGCTCCCCCACCGAGTCCGAGTCCCAACTGCCCTTCCTGGCCCTGATCGACGCGCTCGGCCCGGTCGTGGCCGAGGTCTCCGGCGACCTCCCCGCCGCCCAGCACGCCGTCCTGGACGCGGCGCTCACCGGCCGGGCGGGCGGGGTGGCGCAGCACGACGGGCTGGCGCTGCGGCTCGCGGTGCTCTCCGTGTTCCGGGCGTTGGCCGCCCGTACCCCCGTGGCTCTGGTCGCCGACGACCTGCAGTGGATGGACGAGCCGAGCGCGGAGCTGCTGGCCTTCGTCGCGCGGCGGGTCGGCGAGCTGCCCGTGCTCGTGATCGGTGCCGTACGGACCGCGACCGCCGGGGAGCCGTGGGGCCGGGACAGTGCGGCGCGGGACCGGGACGGGGAGGCAGGGGGCCACGACGGAACCGCATGGGCCCTCGGCGGTGGCGCAGGGCACCGGGACGGTGCGGCGTGGCATCGGGACAGTGCGGCGTTCCATCGGGACGGTGCAGACGGGCTCGGACGCGCCCTGCGGGTGCTGCCGCCACCCGCCCGCGTGCTGCCGGTCCCCCCGCTCAGCCCCGGCCAGGTGACGGAACTGCTGCGCCGCCGAAGACGCTCGGCCCTGCCCGGCGCCGTGCTGCGCGAGATCCACCGGGCCAGCGGCGGCAACCCGTTGTTCGCCCTGGAACTCGGGCGCGCGCTGGCCGAGCGCGACACCCCGCCGCGCCCCGGCGACCCGCTGCCCGTACCGACCAGCCTGCGCAGCCTCGTTCTGGACCGGCTCCGCGCGCTGCCGGCCGAGGCCCGCCGCACCCTGCTGATCGCCGCCGCGGGCGCCCGCCCCGGCCTCGCCCTGCTGCGCGCCGCGGGCCGCCCCGACGCCGAGGCGGAGCTCGCCGCGGCGTCCGCCCTGGGCATCGCCGGGACCGGCGACGACCTGACCGTACGGTTCGCGCATCCGCTCATCTCGGCCGCGCTCTACGCCGAGGCGGACCCGTACGACCGGCGGGCCGCGCACACGGCGCTCGCCCGCGCCTCCACCGACCCCATCGAACGCGCCCGCCACCTGGCGCTGGCCACTCCCGGTCCCGACGAGCAGGTCGCGGCCACCCTGGCGCGGGCCGCCGCCGTCGCCCGCGAGCGCGGCGCGCCCGGCGCGGCCGCCCGGCTGGGCCTGTTCGCCGCCGAGCGCACCCCCGCGTACGACACGGCGGCGGCGACCGGCCGACGGCTGGACGCGGCCGAGGACGCGCTGGTAGCGGGCGAGCCGGAGCTGGCCCGGCAGACCGCGCAGGAGGTACTCGCCGAGGCCGCGCGCCCCGCCGACCGGGTACGGGCGTGGATCGCGGTGATCGACTCGGCGGGGCAGGCGATGGCGGACGTGGACGACGTCTTCCCGCAGGCGCTGGCGGACGCGGGCGACGACCCGCGGCTGCTGGCGCCGCTGCGCTACCAGTTGGCGTGGCACGCCCTGCTGGCCGGGGGTTCGCCGCCGCGGGCCCGTACCGAGGCCGCGCGGGCCGCCGCGCTCGCCGCCCAGGCCGCCGACCGGCGCACCGAACTCCTCGCCCTGTCCCTACAGGCGCTCACCGAGGCGGTGACGGGCCATGAGGACGCGGACCGCACACTGGCCGCGGCGCTGGCCGAGCCGCAGGACCCGCGGGTGGCCTGCGACCACAACGGGCCGGTCGCCGTCCGGTTCCGTCTGCTGCTGATGAGCGACCGGCTGGAGGAGGCGCGGGCGGCGATCGGCTCACTGGTGCGGCTGGCCGCCCGGCGCGGCGCCGTCGAGAGCCAGCTGCTGTTCCTGCGCGGGCTGGCGGAGACCGAACTGCGCGCCGGGCGCTGCGCGGTGGCGCTGGCGCACGCGCACGACAGCCTGCGGCTGGCCCGCGACGCCGGGGTCGGCGAGGGGCCGGTGCTGCACCTGGCCGCGCTCGCCGAGGCGGCGGGCGGCAGCGTGCCGCGCGCCCTGGCCCTGGCTCAGGAGGCGGTGCACAGCGCGGAGGAGGACGGCGACCTGATCTATCTGGCCCGCGCGCTGGCCGCGCTCGGCCACGCCCGGCTGACCGGCGGCGACGCCCAGGGGGCGGTGGCCGCGCTGCGCCGGGTCCGGGACATGGAGCGCGGGCAGGGGGTGACCGACCCGGCCCGGGGCCGCTGGCACGGCGACCTCGCGGAGGCGCTGGTGCGGGTCGGCGAACTCGCCGAGGCCCGCGAACTCGTCGCCGGCACGCGCGCCGCCGCCACCCGACTGCGCAGGGCCGGGGTGCTGGCCGTGCTGAACCGCGCCGAAGGCCTCGTACGCGCCGGGTACGGGGACCTGGACGGCGCGGCGGAGCGGCTGCGTACGGCCGCCCGCGAACTGGGCGCCCTGGGCTACCGCGTGGAGGAGGGCCGGGCGCGACTGGCGCTGGCCGTGGTGGAGTCGCGGCGCGGCGCGGCCGCGGCGAGCGCGGCGGGGTACGAGGCCAGCGCGGCGGCGTACGAGGAGGCCGCGCGGATCTTCCGCCGGGCCAAGGCCCGCCCATGGCTGGACCAGGCATCGGCGGCCCGCGCGCACCTCGCGGACATGTGCCGTGCGCCGGGGCCGGGGCCGGAGCCGGGGCCGGGGCCGGATAGGTGCCGTACACCGGGACCTGACGCGGCACTGGACGTGGGACGGGACTCGGGACCTGACGCGGGGCGGGACCCGGGACCGTACTCCGGCTTGGGCGCGGGATCGGACTCCGGCTTGGGCGCGGGATCGGACTCCGGCTTGGGCGCGGGGCCAGACTCCCGCTTGGGCGCGGGCGCCGCGCCGACCCCCCGCACGCTGGACGTCCTCGCCGCGATGGAGCGGCGCGTGGCGGCCCTCGTCCTGGAAGGGGCGACCAACCGGGAGATCGCCGAGCGGCTGTTCATCAGCGTCAAGACGGTCGAGGCCACGCTGACCAGGGTCTACCGCAAGCTGGGGATCCGCTCGCGGGTCGACATCGTGCGGCTGGCTTCGCGCGGCGGGGAGTGA
- a CDS encoding response regulator transcription factor, with the protein MRVVLAEDLFLLRDGLVRMLEAYDFEIAAAVESGPELSRALAELKPDVAVVDVRLPPSFTDEGLQCALAARRAAPGLPVLVLSQHVEQLYARELLADGSGGVGYLLKDRVFDADQFIDAVRRVAAGGTAMDPQVISQLLTRRSQDEPMGNLTPREREVMELMAQGRSNAAIATQLCVTERAVAKHTSNIFGKLGLPPSDDDNRRVLAVLAYLDRGQVRA; encoded by the coding sequence GTGCGCGTTGTCCTCGCCGAAGACCTCTTCCTTCTGAGAGACGGCCTGGTGCGGATGCTGGAGGCGTACGACTTCGAGATCGCGGCCGCCGTGGAGAGCGGCCCGGAGCTGAGCCGGGCGCTGGCCGAGCTGAAACCGGATGTCGCCGTCGTCGACGTCCGACTGCCGCCCTCCTTCACCGACGAGGGGCTCCAGTGCGCGCTGGCCGCCCGCCGCGCCGCACCGGGGCTGCCGGTGCTGGTGCTCTCCCAGCATGTGGAGCAGTTGTACGCCCGGGAGTTGCTGGCCGACGGCAGCGGCGGGGTGGGCTATCTGCTGAAGGACCGGGTGTTCGACGCCGACCAGTTCATCGACGCGGTACGGCGGGTGGCGGCGGGCGGCACGGCGATGGACCCGCAGGTGATCTCGCAGCTGCTCACGCGCAGGTCCCAGGACGAGCCGATGGGGAATCTGACTCCGCGTGAGCGGGAGGTGATGGAGCTGATGGCCCAGGGGAGGTCGAACGCGGCCATCGCCACGCAGCTGTGCGTCACCGAGCGCGCGGTGGCCAAGCACACGTCGAACATCTTCGGCAAGCTCGGCCTGCCGCCGTCCGACGACGACAACCGCCGCGTGCTGGCGGTCCTGGCCTACCTCGACCGGGGTCAGGTCAGGGCGTGA
- a CDS encoding NAD(P)-dependent oxidoreductase, with translation MSTTSAASRDADAGGVVASVAVLGLGAMGTALADALLARGHRVTVWNRTPAKAAGLVEHGARQAESVAAAVAAADLVIVCVLDYAGVTDLLERQAGDALKGRVVVNLTNGAPEDARAMAERVAALGADYLDGGIMAVPAMIGGPEAVLLYSGSSAAFTAHQPVLDAFGRGVFVGGDAGLAPLNDLSLLAGMYGMFGGFMHAAALVRSAGRPVEEFTTTLLVPWLHAMSASLPQMAAQIDSGDYSATGSNLAMQVANDSIGDVSRAQGVSAELFAPMYALMKRRVADGHGDEDMAGVVELLHKR, from the coding sequence ATGAGCACCACCTCCGCGGCGTCTCGGGATGCGGACGCCGGCGGCGTCGTGGCGTCCGTAGCGGTCCTCGGCCTGGGCGCCATGGGAACGGCCCTGGCGGACGCCCTGCTCGCGCGGGGCCACCGGGTGACCGTCTGGAACCGCACCCCCGCCAAGGCCGCCGGGCTGGTGGAGCACGGCGCACGCCAGGCGGAGTCGGTCGCCGCGGCGGTGGCCGCCGCCGACCTGGTCATCGTGTGCGTCCTCGACTACGCAGGGGTCACCGACCTGCTGGAACGGCAGGCCGGTGACGCGCTCAAGGGCCGCGTCGTCGTCAATCTCACCAACGGGGCGCCCGAGGATGCCCGCGCCATGGCCGAGCGGGTCGCGGCGTTGGGCGCCGACTACCTCGACGGCGGCATCATGGCTGTTCCCGCCATGATCGGCGGGCCGGAGGCCGTCCTGCTGTACAGCGGCTCCAGCGCGGCGTTCACGGCCCACCAGCCGGTGCTGGACGCCTTCGGGCGCGGCGTCTTCGTCGGCGGGGACGCGGGTCTCGCGCCGCTGAACGACCTCTCGCTGCTGGCCGGGATGTACGGGATGTTCGGCGGCTTCATGCACGCGGCGGCGCTGGTGCGCTCGGCGGGCCGGCCCGTCGAGGAGTTCACCACGACGCTGCTGGTGCCGTGGCTGCATGCCATGAGCGCGTCGCTGCCGCAGATGGCCGCCCAGATCGACTCCGGCGACTACTCCGCGACCGGCTCCAACCTTGCCATGCAGGTCGCGAACGACAGTATCGGCGACGTGAGCCGCGCCCAGGGCGTCAGCGCCGAGCTGTTCGCCCCGATGTACGCGCTGATGAAGCGGCGGGTGGCCGACGGCCACGGCGACGAGGACATGGCGGGCGTCGTGGAGCTGCTGCACAAGCGCTGA
- a CDS encoding sensor histidine kinase codes for MKVGSALRAAVRGQMLAFTTLVCSITLSVFTVVSIALIPVGIGIVTTPFMVDALRKYATYRRQLAFRWGGVRIAQPYRPLPPDPRGGFAGHVERCSLLLKDPATWRDLLWLQVDMTAGCVTAILPPGLLAEGLFGYVLASGVWEPIYDADGTYWYAFIPVDSQTTAFLAAGLGTIWIAISLAFGPAMLRGHFLLTRAFLAPTPQMSLSQRVEQLTVTRHDALDTSAAELRRIERDLHDGAQARLVAMGMSLGTIEALIEKDPAKAKELLAAARADSAEALAELRDLVRGIHPPVLAERGLGDAVRALALRMPLPVEVEVELPGRAEEPVESAAYFAISEALTNAAKHSGAERVWLDVTYADGALRIAVTDNGRGGADIAAGSGLRGLERRLGAFDGVLAVNSPVGGPTMVTMEIPCALPVRADAASARKA; via the coding sequence ATGAAGGTGGGCAGCGCGCTGCGGGCCGCCGTACGGGGGCAGATGCTGGCGTTCACGACGCTGGTGTGCTCGATCACCCTGTCCGTGTTCACGGTGGTGTCGATCGCTCTGATACCGGTCGGTATCGGCATCGTCACCACCCCGTTCATGGTCGACGCGCTGCGCAAGTACGCCACGTATCGGCGGCAGCTGGCCTTCCGGTGGGGCGGGGTGCGGATCGCGCAGCCGTACCGCCCCCTGCCCCCTGATCCGCGTGGCGGATTCGCCGGGCATGTGGAGCGCTGCTCCCTGCTGTTGAAGGACCCAGCCACCTGGCGCGACCTGCTGTGGCTCCAGGTCGACATGACCGCGGGATGCGTGACGGCGATCCTGCCGCCCGGCCTGCTCGCCGAGGGCCTGTTCGGCTATGTGCTGGCGTCCGGGGTGTGGGAGCCCATCTACGACGCCGACGGCACGTACTGGTACGCGTTCATCCCCGTCGACAGTCAGACCACGGCGTTCCTCGCGGCGGGCCTGGGCACCATATGGATCGCGATCTCGCTGGCCTTCGGCCCGGCGATGCTGCGTGGGCACTTCCTGCTGACGCGCGCCTTCCTGGCCCCGACCCCGCAGATGTCGCTGTCGCAGCGGGTCGAGCAGCTGACGGTGACCCGGCACGACGCGCTGGACACCTCGGCCGCGGAGCTGCGGCGGATCGAGCGGGACCTGCACGACGGCGCGCAGGCCCGGCTGGTCGCCATGGGCATGAGCCTGGGCACGATCGAGGCGCTGATCGAGAAGGACCCGGCGAAGGCGAAGGAGTTGCTGGCCGCCGCGCGGGCGGACTCCGCCGAGGCGCTGGCCGAGCTGCGGGACCTGGTGCGCGGCATCCACCCGCCGGTGCTGGCCGAGCGCGGGCTGGGCGACGCGGTGCGGGCGCTCGCGCTGCGGATGCCCCTGCCGGTCGAGGTGGAGGTGGAACTGCCCGGCCGGGCCGAGGAGCCGGTCGAATCGGCCGCGTACTTCGCGATCAGCGAGGCGCTGACGAACGCGGCGAAGCACTCGGGCGCGGAGCGGGTCTGGCTGGATGTGACGTACGCGGACGGGGCGCTGCGCATAGCGGTCACCGACAACGGCCGGGGCGGCGCCGACATCGCGGCGGGCTCGGGGCTGCGCGGCCTGGAGCGCAGGCTCGGCGCGTTCGACGGGGTACTGGCGGTCAACAGCCCGGTGGGCGGCCCGACGATGGTGACGATGGAGATACCGTGCGCGCTGCCCGTGCGAGCGGACGCGGCGTCCGCACGGAAGGCCTAG
- a CDS encoding trypsin-like serine protease yields the protein MSFALPRRVKAVAAAAAATAAIAVGLSATAAQAAPQPIVGGTNTTASAYPYVMQITDAGQNQFCGGTLVTPTKVVTAAHCMAGESAADIRVVGGRTYRNGTNGTVAKVSKIWVHPSYQTVTKGDDVAVLTLSTAMPYTTAKYVSSSETGIYAEGATARIVGWGTTSSGGQSSNRLKTATVPVTSDSYCANAYGNRFIASDMVCAGYDEGGVDTCQGDSGGPLMINGRLAGVVSWGDGCADPGVPGIYTRLTTFSSLVTQQVNS from the coding sequence ATGTCCTTCGCACTCCCCCGCCGTGTCAAGGCCGTCGCGGCCGCGGCCGCCGCCACCGCCGCCATCGCCGTCGGTCTGTCGGCCACCGCCGCCCAGGCCGCCCCGCAGCCCATCGTCGGCGGTACGAACACGACCGCGAGCGCTTACCCGTACGTCATGCAGATCACGGACGCCGGCCAGAACCAGTTCTGCGGCGGCACGCTCGTCACGCCGACGAAGGTCGTCACCGCCGCGCACTGTATGGCGGGCGAGTCCGCCGCCGACATCCGGGTCGTCGGCGGCCGTACCTACCGCAACGGCACCAACGGCACCGTCGCCAAGGTCAGCAAGATCTGGGTCCACCCGTCGTACCAGACCGTCACCAAGGGCGACGACGTGGCCGTGCTGACGCTGTCGACGGCGATGCCGTACACCACGGCCAAGTACGTGTCCTCGTCCGAGACCGGCATCTACGCGGAGGGCGCCACCGCCCGCATCGTCGGCTGGGGCACCACCAGCTCGGGCGGCCAGTCCTCCAACCGGCTGAAGACCGCGACCGTCCCGGTCACCTCGGACAGCTACTGCGCCAACGCCTACGGCAACCGCTTCATAGCCTCCGACATGGTCTGCGCGGGCTACGACGAGGGCGGCGTCGACACCTGTCAGGGCGACAGCGGCGGCCCGCTGATGATCAACGGGCGGCTCGCGGGCGTCGTGTCCTGGGGCGACGGCTGCGCGGACCCGGGTGTGCCGGGCATCTACACCCGACTGACCACCTTCTCCAGCCTGGTCACGCAGCAGGTCAACTCCTGA
- a CDS encoding histidine phosphatase family protein — translation MTRPHGRADEADQAGVRRLVLLRHAKSAWPDGVADRDRPLAPRGRRDAPAAGRWLRDAGRVPDLAICSTARRARETWELAAAALSTAAPPVSYEPRLYATTAPALIDVVRETPAALGTLLLIGHNPGMQELTLRLARDAVGDALERAAAKFPTAAVAVLTWHGTWSELAPGAARLVRFAVPRGPKP, via the coding sequence ATGACCAGACCACACGGACGAGCTGACGAGGCGGACCAGGCGGGCGTGCGGCGGTTGGTGCTGCTGCGGCACGCCAAGTCGGCGTGGCCCGACGGAGTGGCGGACCGGGACCGGCCACTGGCGCCGCGTGGTCGGCGGGACGCCCCGGCGGCCGGGCGGTGGCTGCGCGACGCCGGCCGCGTACCGGATCTCGCCATCTGCTCCACGGCCCGCCGCGCCCGCGAGACCTGGGAGCTCGCCGCCGCCGCACTCAGCACCGCCGCCCCGCCGGTCAGCTATGAACCGCGGCTCTACGCGACTACCGCCCCGGCCCTGATCGACGTCGTACGCGAGACCCCGGCCGCCCTCGGGACGCTGCTGCTGATCGGCCACAACCCCGGCATGCAGGAACTGACGCTGCGGCTCGCCCGCGATGCGGTGGGTGACGCCCTGGAGCGGGCCGCGGCGAAGTTCCCCACGGCCGCCGTCGCGGTGCTGACGTGGCACGGAACGTGGTCGGAGCTCGCGCCGGGCGCCGCCCGGCTGGTGCGGTTCGCCGTACCGCGCGGCCCGAAGCCGTGA
- a CDS encoding magnesium and cobalt transport protein CorA: MSMVGTLRKVARLAAPRRRVDLSHPARSPLGSAVVNCVTYRDGVRQAGCDSLVDAVEYVRKTGDGFVWLGLHEPSEREFAGISEFFGLHPLAVEEAVHAHQRPKVERYGDTLFAVFKTVCYVEHEELTATSEVVDTGEIMVFTGRDFVITVRHGRHGSLGPLREDLEGVPEQLAKGPSAVLHAVADHVVDGYLTVTDAVRSDLDQVEADVFAADRRRGADPARTYQLKRELLELKRAVAPLNQPLQMLATRPIPAVAPAIRTYFRDVADHLTQATEQIAAFDELLNSILQAQLAQVSIAQNEDMRKITAWAAILAVPTMVFGVYGMNFDHMPELRWTYGYPLILGVTALACLVLHRCFRRNGWL, from the coding sequence ATGTCGATGGTCGGCACCCTACGGAAGGTCGCGCGGCTGGCCGCTCCGCGCCGCCGCGTGGACCTGAGCCATCCCGCCCGGTCCCCGCTGGGCAGCGCGGTGGTGAACTGCGTGACGTACCGGGACGGCGTCCGACAGGCCGGATGCGACTCGCTGGTGGACGCGGTCGAGTACGTACGGAAGACCGGCGACGGATTCGTGTGGCTGGGGCTGCACGAGCCCAGCGAGCGGGAGTTCGCGGGGATCAGCGAGTTCTTCGGGCTGCACCCGCTGGCCGTCGAGGAGGCGGTCCACGCCCACCAGCGGCCGAAGGTGGAGCGGTACGGCGACACGCTGTTCGCCGTGTTCAAGACCGTGTGCTACGTCGAACACGAGGAGCTGACCGCGACCAGCGAGGTGGTGGACACCGGCGAGATCATGGTCTTCACCGGCCGCGACTTCGTCATCACCGTACGGCACGGTCGGCACGGCTCCCTGGGACCGCTGCGCGAGGACCTGGAGGGCGTACCCGAACAACTGGCCAAGGGCCCGTCCGCGGTGCTGCACGCGGTCGCCGACCACGTCGTCGACGGGTATCTGACAGTCACCGACGCGGTACGGTCCGACCTCGACCAGGTCGAGGCGGACGTGTTCGCGGCGGACCGCCGGCGCGGCGCCGACCCTGCCCGCACCTACCAGCTCAAGCGCGAACTGCTGGAGCTGAAGCGGGCCGTGGCCCCGCTGAACCAGCCGTTGCAGATGCTCGCCACCCGGCCGATACCGGCGGTGGCGCCCGCGATCAGAACGTACTTCCGGGACGTCGCCGACCACCTGACCCAGGCCACCGAGCAGATCGCCGCCTTCGACGAGCTGCTGAACTCGATACTCCAGGCCCAGCTGGCGCAGGTGAGCATCGCCCAGAACGAGGACATGCGCAAGATCACGGCGTGGGCGGCGATCCTGGCCGTACCCACGATGGTCTTCGGCGTGTACGGCATGAACTTCGACCACATGCCCGAGCTGCGCTGGACCTACGGCTATCCGCTCATCCTCGGCGTCACGGCGCTGGCCTGCCTCGTCCTCCACCGCTGCTTCCGACGGAACGGATGGCTGTGA